TGTTCCGAGTATTCTGAGTTTATTAATATACGAGTAAAACATTGTAGCCAAGTCAACACCACTCTTGAATCCATTTGGTttcacatatttattttttgacactAAGAAAATTCAAATTTGACAAAACATTGGTCAACTCAGTTAAGGCatgaagagaaaaaaattgtgcGCAATTTCCCTGTCGAGTGTCTGAAAAGGTAATACTGCAGGAACTGAGATTAGAAAATACAAAGGCGACATGTCGACTACAGTTCACATGCTGAATAATTACTGCAATGATTGAGGTAAGATTAAAACGCCTGAGAGGCAAACAgatatttgcatttgtattgATTCAACAATTTCTTTTATCATACTTTCCCTAAACGCTGTCAGTCAGCCATGACACAAAATACACTTCCTGTCCATTTGACGCCAGAACATTTGCACCATGAAAACCAATGATTGCCCATCGGATTTATAACAGCAGTAATGTTTGAAGTTCTAAAAGGAAAACCACCCAACTGCTGGCATGTCAGTCAAAACTTGCTAAAAGGCCTTTAAAATAATCACACATTTAATTTCAGTGAATTCCTGGAATCAAGTTAAGGAGGACCAGCCCTAAACAGAGGTCATAGAAAAGCAGGAATTTAAGAGTCAAAAAGGAACCACAAAAACCAAGCAGCTTAGAattgaaaactaaaataaaacaaaacaaaacaaaaacaaaaaggagTGAACAAAACATAGGAGTGAACAAAACATAGCAGTACAGTGTAACATGTCAGGCAAAATTATGCATGAAACAAATACTttgaaaacagaaatgaaaataatgaatGTACATGATGGATGTAATGAATAAGAAGGATCTGTAACCAGCTAGACCCTTCGCTAAGCTCCGCCCACTTTATTACTGTTGCTTGCACagacatgttttaaaaaaaattctcaaagGAAAAAATCCAAAGGTTTCTAATTGGTAAAATatgcttacagtgcatttttggACTAGAACAGAATAAAGCATTGCAATTTCaatctgcagtatttaagcgtGTAATAATCACTTATGCTACATATTTATTTAGGATACGACACATTTTTCCACTGCAGATTCGAAACATCTATACTAGGGATGCATATAAcgattaatctattgcagaataaaagtttttgtttacatcatatatgtgtgccAACTGCGTATAATAACTTTGCAtagataaatacacacacatgcatctatgatttaagaaatgtttacgtgtgtataatacatatatacatatatatatgtgcagatttatatatacataattattactattcacagttcacacacatatatgatgcaaacaaaaacttttattctgcaatacatcaatcgtgattaatcattatgcatccCTAAAAAGTTTTATTGACAAATGTAACAAATGCTGGTCTAATAATACAGTGAACAAGTTGTTAAGGTCTGATTGGTCGATATAAGTCAGGCGGTGCTAAGTGAAGGGTAAAACAAAGCAAGGGGCAAACAGaacaaaaaacaatttataaAGTAAAAGGCAGAGACAGATATAAGATGTATCTGTTTTAAGATTGGCTTTGCACATATTAAGAAAAGCAGTGAGGGGTAAAGGGTGATCCAGGTAAGACATTGGGTAGGGTAAACATCCTTAAACAGTCCGATAGCGCAGGTTGCCCACAACCGCTTGGACAAAGTCACTAGTGGTGCTGTAACTCCCCATGTCTCGCGTTCTCACctgggacacacacacacacacacagtgtcaCATACACCCAAGAGCGGGGTGTGACGGCAGAGAAGAGAAGAGGTGAAGACCACTTAAGCATTTATGGACAACAAGCAAATAGCAAAGTCCTCCATGACAGATCACCCTTAAAAGAGAGAAATTTAGAAAAGCTTTATGGGGCTAAAGTTAAAGGTGAATTTCTTTACTAGGGATGCCTGGGTCTGTGTTTTGAATTTATGATGCCATGGATTTTAGTCAATGCTTATTAGGTTGAAAATCATTTATATGCTAATATATATCTTAAAAATTCTTCCTCTTTCTGGAAAGTGTATTTGATGCCTGAacgtaaatattttaaattaataataagtAAATGATTTACAAAATAAAGGCTTTTGAATGTTTAATATGCCCCTTTTAACTTTCTGTAGCAGCAGAAAATAGGCCAGCACACGAAAGAAATTTATGCTTTTTATACTACAGTACTTTATGGGGTTTGTAGATGAAATGAAGGTAAGGTAAGAAGCAATGAAAAAAGCAAGttgagttaaaaataaaatcactaAACAGCTAACCCCAAACTAGCCAAAATccccacataaaacaatacaaacaagAAGGGTTTTAAAACTAACTGGAATGCAGAAGCCAAACACTTTTGGGAATATAAGAGGCATACTGCTGTGTTGTGTTTAGCTGCCAACCCAAACCCACCTTGTATCACAACCACACAAAATGGCACACATAATGCTTATTATACTACATCATGTTTTCTGCATACATAGCTCACGAATAAAATTACAATACACACATTCAGTTCTATAATCTACACAATGTGTTTCTCCCCCCATCAgacacaaaaacatcaaaatgtcTTACCTTGCCCTGCTTGATGACTTTCCTGACAGCCTCAGACACCATGTTTGAATGATACTCAAGGCTAAAACACAAACAGCACATAACATGAACAAAAAAGACTTATCAGTCACTTCACATATGAGCATTAATGCTATATTAAAACTGCAGTCACTGTCAAACATTATATAAACTTCCTAAATTACCAATGTACATTCGGTTTCATTTTTCCAATAATTTAACATGAATGGGAAAACTAAAGCAAACCTAACATAAACATCATACAGGTTTCccaactttaaattcaaggacctttcaaagacTTTCCAGATGCAATACCTTTAAATTCAGacactaaatgtggggacacatttcaagtgagagcaaggttacattctgttaccttttaagatacattgttacagttccctttcgaggaactcacgctgcgtcactgcggtaaCACTTCAGGGAGACCTCCAatggtaagtgtgtctgaatgtgtatatcaaattcaaccaatggtgaggcttaaccacaaagacagggtgacgcgggagacaggagtatatcgctatctgaattATTGCtaaagacagcgttacagggacgcaggaagtatgacaagggagacacagcgcctcgttcccttctcagggaacaacagttacatacgtaacacgagactttttcatgtgtcaaacacaattatgcaaaaaaagcattttagtatGAATCAAAATTTACATACAGAAGATGTAAgaatttaaagcgaacagtttagcacgtgtgcttaaagtctagaatttattatattattctacactacacagggaataatatggatttttttccagaaaacttcttgcataaaatagattcaagcactttcaattacctgtatctatgtatgtatatttttaaaaacttcccagggccttgaatttttcccccccagatttacaaactttcaaggaccaaTGGGGACCCTGATCATATATATTACAAGATCAACAGATGGACATGTGAACTCACTTGAGGTGTCTCAGCATGTTGGATGCACTGAGAAGCATAGCAGTAGGGTTAGCAATATTCCTGCCGACAGCTTGAGCAAAGGGATGTCTGGCGCCCTGAAATTAACCATAGGTATATAAGAATAAGTACAAAGTCATGTCAGAAGAGCAcaatatttggaaaaaatgaagACACCAACTGTTTCAAACACAGCATATTCAGCACTGTAACTCTCTCCTGGAACTACACCGGCCCCGCCCACAAGCCCAGCCGCCAGGTTATCAATGATGTTGCCATAGAGATTAGGCATCACGAGCACATCAAACTGGTACGGATTCTGCACAAGCTGTGGATCACAGGAAAAAAAACGCATATTACATTCACAGATCATTTTTCTTGCAACTTGTTCACGATATTAAGATAGAAACTGTACCTGCATACAGCAGTTGTCAATGATGATGGTTTCGTATTTGATCTTGGGGTAAAGTTCAGCCACTTCTGCGCAACACTGTAGAAAGAGGCCATCCCCGAGTTTCCTGTGGGGATACTTGAGTCAGTCtaagtgtttacattttaatcatgtAAAAGTGCGGACATGGTGTTTCAGACACTCAACTAATAAAGCATGAGGCTAGCAACACCAAGTTCataggtttgattcccaggaaaAAGCGGTGTTGATAAAATATTTTAGCTTAATTGTACACTTACATGATGTTTGCCTTGTGTACAGCTGTCACCTTGCTTCTGCCTTTTTTGGTGGCATAGTCAAATGCAAATTTAGCAATTCGACGGGATTTCTCTCTGGTGATGATCTTTAGACACTCAACCACACCTGTAACGCTCTGCAAACAGTTGTGAACAGCAGAAACATTCTTAAAGCCATTTAAGCATCTATGGGTACATTCATGGTGAGAACGGGTTAATCTATATACAAGTTAATCCACAAAAGTAAggggaagggcaatttgacatcaGCTTTAACGCATTTTATTTTCTGGAAAAAAGAaagcttttcttttttgtttcgcCAATCTCTCTGCTTTCTGCATCAAACTAAAACTTAGACTTAACAAAGTAAACAGTATTATTATGCATATTGCGGTATGCACATTTGCAATATTGTGATTATTTCTGCATATCTGACAGCCCAAGTTGGTGTGATATCAGAACAACTAGCCAGTTAAGGATTACAGGTATAATAAAACTGGTTTCTAGTATAGTCCACTTGACACTGCCGTTCACACAAGACACTTTTgtgtgattctcgcgaaattagactcatgaggtgtcatgaaacattttgattagggccgggactttaacgcgttaattaagattaattaattacacaaaaaataacgtgttaaacatttttaacacattttattcgcacttatttttgcaccgcggaacatttctcattgggtttcggcggaccgattatactggagcaccaactagcgttcatgacttcagacaacaacaaaccacagtgaacatgaacgaagaagctgatgagatcgctttggttg
This sequence is a window from Misgurnus anguillicaudatus chromosome 9, ASM2758022v2, whole genome shotgun sequence. Protein-coding genes within it:
- the idh3b gene encoding isocitrate dehydrogenase [NAD] subunit beta, mitochondrial isoform X1, with translation MMAAALRGSLVTLAKGLSGARLQPLCARSLSLTGSQNVSETPPARADSTFKVTMLPGDGVGPELMTAVKEVFKAADVPVEFEEFHLSEVQNMASEEKLEEVLSSMKNNRVAIKGKIHTPMEYKGELASYEMRLRRKLDLFANVVHVNSLPGYITRHNNLDLVIIREQTEGEYSSLEHESVTGVVECLKIITREKSRRIAKFAFDYATKKGRSKVTAVHKANIMKLGDGLFLQCCAEVAELYPKIKYETIIIDNCCMQLVQNPYQFDVLVMPNLYGNIIDNLAAGLVGGAGVVPGESYSAEYAVFETGARHPFAQAVGRNIANPTAMLLSASNMLRHLNLEYHSNMVSEAVRKVIKQGKVRTRDMGSYSTTSDFVQAVVGNLRYRTV